From Halorubrum salinarum, the proteins below share one genomic window:
- a CDS encoding ABC transporter ATP-binding protein yields the protein MGSERGTEFESDGEVAVELDGVTKRYGGTTAVDDVTLRVREGEFFTLVGPSGCGKTTTLRLIAGFEEPTSGTVRFAGASVAGVPPEDRDVGVVFQSYALFPHMTVGENVAYGLNFADPPEGVTRDERVAELLELVDLPDAADRDPESLSGGQQQRVAMARALAPGPDVLLLDEPMSALDARLRERLRAQVKRIQSELGITTIYVTHDQEEALAISDRVAVMNDGAPEQVAAPRTVYRQPATRFVAEFVGDNNVFAGTVVDASAGGELAVDVDGGDETLRVRTGAGPDAAPSVGDRIAFCVRPENLRVAGADRDSGDDAASAGENALRATVASAEFLGETTRVTLDWGDRELVVRVVDPIDGAVAVGFDPGDAHVIDVEQR from the coding sequence GTGGGCTCTGAGCGCGGCACGGAGTTCGAGAGCGACGGCGAGGTCGCGGTCGAGCTCGACGGCGTGACGAAGCGCTACGGCGGAACGACCGCCGTCGACGACGTGACGCTCCGGGTGCGCGAGGGGGAGTTCTTCACGCTCGTCGGGCCCTCCGGCTGCGGGAAGACGACCACGCTCCGCCTGATCGCGGGGTTCGAGGAGCCGACGAGCGGGACGGTCCGCTTCGCTGGCGCGTCGGTCGCGGGCGTGCCGCCGGAGGACCGCGACGTGGGCGTCGTCTTCCAGAGCTACGCGCTGTTCCCGCACATGACCGTCGGCGAGAACGTCGCGTACGGGCTCAACTTCGCCGACCCGCCCGAGGGGGTCACGCGCGACGAGCGCGTCGCCGAGCTCCTCGAACTGGTCGACCTGCCCGACGCCGCCGACCGCGACCCCGAGAGCCTCTCGGGCGGGCAACAGCAGCGCGTCGCGATGGCGCGGGCGCTCGCGCCCGGCCCCGACGTGCTCCTGCTCGACGAGCCGATGAGCGCGCTCGACGCCCGCCTCCGCGAGCGGCTCCGCGCCCAAGTCAAGCGCATCCAGTCCGAGCTGGGGATCACCACGATATACGTCACCCACGACCAGGAGGAGGCGCTGGCGATCTCCGACCGCGTGGCGGTGATGAACGACGGCGCCCCCGAGCAGGTGGCCGCGCCCCGCACGGTCTACCGTCAGCCCGCGACGCGGTTCGTCGCCGAGTTCGTCGGCGACAACAACGTGTTCGCCGGGACGGTGGTCGACGCGTCCGCCGGAGGCGAACTCGCGGTCGACGTCGACGGCGGCGACGAGACACTCCGCGTGCGGACCGGCGCCGGCCCCGACGCGGCCCCGTCGGTCGGCGACCGGATCGCCTTCTGCGTCCGTCCGGAGAACCTCCGCGTCGCGGGCGCGGACAGAGATTCCGGAGACGACGCGGCCTCCGCGGGCGAGAACGCGCTGCGCGCGACCGTCGCCAGCGCGGAGTTCCTCGGCGAGACGACGCGCGTCACGCTTGACTGGGGTGACCGCGAACTCGTCGTCCGCGTCGTGGACCCCATCGACGGCGCGGTCGCGGTCGGGTTCGACCCCGGAGACGCGCACGTGATCGACGTGGAGCAACGCTGA
- a CDS encoding ABC transporter permease: MTGADGGRAGRLARLREGVEANALTALAVLTSAALVVAFYYPAATVLIEAVVVDGAVTLRVFADVLTDPFYFGELARLLSGEPPAAVARSLLSPDRRLGVVGFTAYQAVLSTVASVALGLPAAYLLARYEFPGRRTLRSLTIVPFVLPSIMVAVGFVATFGENGTLNAALTALGLPRVELMFTLEAVVIAHAFYNAPLVARVTTAAWESVDASAVETARSLGAGPVRAFYDVVAPQVYPAVLTGAALTFVFTFGTFPIVLALGGFELVTVEVLVYRLVRDLSYAEAAVLAIVELAVSLAVLLAYLRYEARNATNARGARPLPRRSLLPPAPTLRELLPRAGLAVYAVVAGVVFVAPIASMVLASLTGGDGALTLEHYRFLVERQRTGAAFQVRPLPAIRNSLAFATAATLLALPMGVVVAVLTTRRYRGRTLVDAAAMAPLAVSGIIVGLGLLRGLVFGVEVAGWRIAAGGAVAIVVAHAVSGYPFVVRTVSPGLAGLDRSLVESARALGASRARVIRDVEIPLVWPAVVAGAAFAFAISIGEFTSTVVLSTGADAYTMPVAIERFIGRRLGPATAMGVVLLVVTGLSFVVIERLGGDHRGL, translated from the coding sequence GTGACGGGAGCTGACGGCGGCCGCGCGGGGCGGCTGGCCCGCCTGCGCGAGGGCGTCGAGGCGAACGCGCTGACCGCGCTCGCGGTCCTCACCAGCGCCGCGCTCGTCGTCGCCTTCTACTACCCGGCCGCGACCGTCCTGATCGAGGCGGTCGTCGTCGACGGCGCCGTCACCCTCCGCGTCTTCGCTGACGTGCTCACCGATCCGTTCTACTTCGGCGAGCTGGCCCGGCTGCTGTCCGGCGAGCCGCCGGCCGCCGTCGCCCGGTCGCTGCTCTCGCCCGACCGCCGGCTCGGGGTCGTCGGCTTCACCGCGTACCAGGCGGTCCTCTCGACGGTCGCGAGCGTCGCCCTCGGGCTCCCGGCCGCGTACCTGCTCGCGCGCTACGAGTTCCCCGGCCGGCGGACGCTGCGCTCGCTCACCATCGTCCCGTTCGTCCTGCCGTCGATCATGGTCGCGGTCGGGTTCGTGGCGACGTTCGGCGAGAACGGCACGCTGAACGCCGCCCTGACCGCGCTCGGGCTCCCGCGGGTCGAGCTCATGTTCACCCTCGAAGCGGTGGTGATCGCGCACGCCTTCTACAACGCCCCGCTCGTGGCGCGCGTGACGACCGCGGCGTGGGAGTCGGTCGACGCAAGCGCGGTCGAGACCGCTCGCAGCCTCGGGGCGGGACCGGTCCGGGCGTTCTACGACGTGGTCGCGCCGCAGGTGTACCCCGCGGTCCTCACGGGCGCGGCGCTGACGTTCGTGTTCACCTTCGGCACCTTCCCCATCGTCTTGGCGCTCGGCGGGTTCGAGCTCGTGACCGTCGAGGTCCTCGTCTACCGGCTGGTGCGCGACCTGAGCTACGCCGAGGCCGCGGTGCTCGCGATCGTCGAGCTCGCGGTGTCGCTCGCCGTCCTGCTGGCGTACCTCCGGTACGAGGCCCGGAACGCGACGAACGCGCGCGGCGCGCGCCCGCTGCCCCGGCGCTCGCTGTTGCCGCCCGCGCCCACGCTCCGAGAACTGCTGCCGCGGGCGGGGCTGGCCGTCTACGCCGTCGTCGCCGGGGTCGTCTTCGTCGCGCCGATCGCGTCGATGGTCCTCGCGTCGCTGACGGGCGGCGACGGCGCGCTCACGCTGGAGCACTACCGGTTCCTGGTCGAGCGCCAGCGGACGGGGGCGGCGTTCCAGGTGCGGCCGCTGCCCGCGATCCGCAACTCGCTCGCGTTCGCGACGGCGGCGACCCTGCTCGCGCTCCCGATGGGCGTCGTCGTCGCGGTGCTGACGACGCGACGCTACCGCGGGCGGACGCTGGTCGACGCGGCCGCGATGGCACCGCTCGCGGTGTCGGGGATTATCGTCGGCCTCGGGCTCCTGCGGGGGCTCGTCTTCGGCGTCGAGGTCGCCGGGTGGCGGATCGCCGCCGGCGGCGCGGTCGCCATCGTGGTCGCGCACGCGGTCTCGGGGTACCCGTTCGTCGTGCGCACCGTCTCGCCCGGGCTCGCCGGGCTGGACCGCTCGCTCGTCGAGTCCGCGCGGGCGCTCGGCGCCTCGCGGGCGCGGGTGATCCGCGACGTCGAGATCCCCCTAGTCTGGCCGGCGGTCGTCGCGGGCGCGGCGTTCGCGTTCGCCATCTCGATCGGCGAGTTCACCTCGACGGTCGTACTCTCGACCGGCGCCGACGCGTACACGATGCCCGTCGCGATCGAACGGTTCATCGGGCGGCGGCTCGGACCGGCGACCGCCATGGGCGTCGTCCTGCTGGTCGTCACCGGCCTCAGCTTCGTCGTCATCGAGCGGCTCGGGGGTGACCACCGTGGGCTCTGA